In Amycolatopsis solani, a single window of DNA contains:
- a CDS encoding xanthine dehydrogenase family protein molybdopterin-binding subunit → MSIVGTRVVRQEDQNLITAGGTYVDDLREEALSGAAHAVFVRSPIAHARIGGIDVSEAKAAPGVLGVFTAADLGLGPHAAGPVPEPWLADGVVRYVGEPVALVLTEERYQLADAAELVDVDYDPLDAVASIGAALADETVLYPEIGSNIVQVKGAEEFDDTIFGECEVVVSQTIVNQRVAPAPLEVRGASCAWGEDGRLTVWLSTQNAQIARTQLAASLGVGEENVRVIAPDVGGGFGAKIGADPEATVLGWAAKEIGRPVRWVESRSENLTAMTHGRGQLNTVTIGGKRDGTVLAYRLDVVQDAGAYPRTLFLPTLTELMAVGVYRFPKVQTRSRAVVTNTTPIAAYRGAGRPEATAAVERGMDVFAAEIGMDPAEVRRVNFIRPEEFPYQTPTGASYDTGEYAAALDKALDAAGYAELRAEQKRRREAGDPVELGLGIAAYVEITGGDSGGESGRVDIHPDGSVVAWTGSSPHGQGLGTSLAMLLSDQLGVPLEKITVRHGDTDEVPKAIGTFGSRSLQLGGSAIRQAAEEVIAQARELAADLLEAAPDDLELDAERGVWQVRGAPSSTVLSWAQVAETAGEGKLSADVWFGGGKPTFPFGAHLAVVEVDTETGKVELRRIVAVDDAGPIVNPLTFRGQRHGGLGQGAAQALMEVVTYDEDGNPTTATLADYSFVTAAELPDFELVDMATPTDRNLLGVKGIGEAATIGSTPAVHNAVVDALSARGVHHLDMPTTPIRVWAALEEAGKGSAR, encoded by the coding sequence ATGAGCATTGTCGGGACCCGGGTCGTCCGCCAAGAGGATCAGAACCTGATCACCGCGGGCGGCACCTACGTTGACGATTTGCGGGAGGAAGCGCTTTCCGGAGCCGCGCACGCGGTGTTCGTGCGCAGTCCCATCGCGCACGCGCGGATCGGCGGCATCGATGTGAGCGAGGCGAAGGCGGCGCCGGGTGTGCTCGGCGTGTTCACCGCCGCCGACCTCGGGCTCGGCCCGCACGCGGCCGGGCCGGTGCCGGAACCTTGGCTGGCCGACGGCGTGGTGCGCTACGTCGGCGAGCCGGTCGCGCTCGTCCTCACCGAGGAGCGCTACCAGCTGGCCGACGCGGCCGAGCTGGTCGACGTCGACTACGACCCGCTCGACGCCGTCGCGAGCATCGGCGCCGCCCTCGCGGACGAGACGGTGCTGTACCCCGAAATCGGCAGCAACATCGTGCAGGTCAAGGGCGCGGAAGAGTTCGACGACACGATCTTCGGCGAGTGCGAGGTCGTCGTTTCGCAGACGATCGTGAACCAGCGCGTCGCGCCGGCACCGCTCGAAGTGCGCGGCGCTTCGTGCGCGTGGGGCGAAGACGGCAGGCTGACGGTCTGGCTGTCCACCCAGAACGCCCAGATCGCGCGGACGCAGCTGGCCGCGAGCCTCGGCGTCGGCGAGGAGAACGTCCGCGTGATCGCGCCCGACGTCGGCGGCGGCTTCGGCGCGAAGATCGGCGCCGACCCCGAAGCCACCGTGCTGGGCTGGGCCGCCAAGGAGATCGGGCGCCCGGTGCGCTGGGTCGAGTCGCGCAGCGAGAACCTGACCGCGATGACGCACGGCCGCGGGCAGCTGAACACCGTGACCATCGGCGGGAAGCGCGACGGCACCGTCCTGGCCTACCGCCTCGACGTCGTCCAGGACGCCGGCGCGTACCCGCGGACGCTGTTTCTGCCGACGCTCACCGAGCTGATGGCCGTCGGGGTCTACCGGTTCCCGAAGGTCCAGACGCGCAGCCGCGCGGTCGTCACGAACACCACGCCGATCGCGGCCTACCGCGGCGCCGGCCGCCCCGAAGCGACCGCCGCCGTCGAGCGGGGGATGGACGTCTTCGCCGCGGAGATCGGGATGGACCCGGCGGAAGTCCGCCGGGTCAACTTCATCCGGCCCGAGGAGTTCCCGTACCAGACGCCGACCGGCGCCTCTTACGACACGGGCGAGTACGCGGCCGCGCTGGACAAGGCCCTCGACGCCGCCGGGTACGCCGAGCTGCGCGCCGAGCAGAAGCGGCGCCGCGAAGCCGGTGACCCGGTCGAGCTGGGCCTGGGGATCGCGGCCTACGTCGAGATCACCGGCGGCGACTCCGGCGGCGAGAGCGGCCGCGTCGACATCCACCCGGACGGCTCGGTCGTCGCGTGGACCGGCAGTTCGCCGCACGGGCAGGGCCTCGGCACGTCGCTGGCGATGCTGCTGTCCGACCAGCTCGGCGTGCCGCTGGAGAAGATCACCGTGCGCCACGGCGACACCGACGAGGTGCCCAAGGCCATCGGCACGTTCGGTTCGCGGTCGCTGCAGCTGGGCGGCTCGGCGATCCGGCAGGCGGCGGAAGAGGTGATCGCGCAGGCGCGCGAGCTGGCGGCCGACCTGCTGGAAGCGGCGCCGGACGACCTCGAGCTCGACGCCGAACGCGGCGTCTGGCAGGTGCGCGGCGCGCCGTCGAGCACCGTGCTGAGCTGGGCGCAGGTTGCCGAGACGGCGGGCGAGGGCAAGCTGTCGGCCGACGTCTGGTTCGGTGGCGGCAAGCCGACGTTCCCGTTCGGCGCGCACCTCGCGGTGGTCGAGGTCGACACCGAGACCGGCAAGGTCGAGCTGCGCCGGATCGTCGCGGTCGACGACGCCGGCCCGATCGTCAACCCGCTCACCTTCCGCGGCCAGCGCCACGGCGGGCTCGGGCAGGGCGCGGCGCAGGCGCTGATGGAGGTCGTCACCTACGACGAGGACGGCAACCCGACGACCGCGACGCTGGCGGACTACTCGTTCGTCACCGCCGCGGAGCTGCCCGACTTCGAGCTGGTCGACATGGCCACCCCGACCGACCGGAACCTGCTGGGGGTCAAGGGGATCGGCGAGGCGGCGACGATCGGTTCGACGCCGGCGGTGCACAACGCCGTGGTGGACGCGCTCAGCGCCCGCGGGGTGCACCACCTGGACATGCCCACGACCCCGATCCGGGTCTGGGCGGCTCTTGAAGAAGCTGGGAAGGGAAGCGCGCGGTGA
- a CDS encoding FAD binding domain-containing protein, with amino-acid sequence MIPAEFRYERVSTVDEALARLAEHGDEAKVLAGGHSLLPLMKLRLAAPEYVVDIGPVDELRYVRLDGDDVVIGALSRYHDLAQDPVLREHAPLLAHASGEVGDRQVRHRGTLGGSLVHADSAADLPAVVLASDAVLVARGPAGERRIPAAEFFLGPFTTPLEPDELLTEVRLPRQTGQGWGFQKFTRRAIDWAMVGVAVAGGRVGLINMGGVPLRATATEEALASGASIEDAAALAAEGTNPPDEPHATAEYRRHLARVLTRRALTEASARS; translated from the coding sequence GTGATCCCCGCCGAATTCCGCTACGAGCGCGTGTCCACAGTGGACGAAGCGCTGGCCAGGCTCGCCGAGCACGGCGACGAGGCGAAGGTGCTGGCGGGCGGGCATTCCCTGCTGCCGCTGATGAAGCTGCGGCTGGCGGCGCCGGAGTACGTGGTCGACATCGGCCCGGTCGACGAGCTCCGCTACGTCCGCCTCGACGGCGACGACGTCGTGATCGGCGCCCTGTCCCGGTACCACGACCTCGCGCAGGACCCGGTCCTGCGGGAGCACGCGCCGCTGCTGGCGCACGCGTCCGGCGAGGTCGGCGACCGCCAGGTCCGCCACCGCGGCACCCTCGGCGGCTCGCTGGTGCACGCCGACTCGGCGGCCGACCTGCCCGCGGTGGTGCTGGCGTCGGACGCGGTCCTGGTCGCCCGCGGCCCGGCGGGGGAGCGGCGCATCCCGGCGGCGGAGTTCTTCCTCGGCCCGTTCACGACGCCGCTGGAGCCCGACGAGCTGCTCACCGAGGTCCGCCTGCCCCGCCAGACCGGGCAGGGGTGGGGCTTCCAGAAGTTCACCCGCCGCGCGATCGACTGGGCCATGGTCGGCGTGGCCGTGGCCGGCGGCCGCGTGGGCCTGATCAACATGGGCGGCGTGCCCTTGCGGGCCACGGCGACGGAGGAAGCGCTGGCGTCAGGCGCGTCGATCGAGGACGCGGCGGCGTTGGCGGCGGAGGGCACGAACCCGCCGGACGAGCCGCACGCGACGGCCGAGTACCGCCGTCACTTGGCTCGCGTACTCACCCGCCGCGCGCTGACGGAGGCGTCGGCCCGGTCCTGA
- a CDS encoding LacI family DNA-binding transcriptional regulator: MRVTIAEVARRARVSKTTVSRVLNNKADVDAATAIRVREVIAATGYIPSAGAVGLARGVTRTVGMLVPGLTWPWMGEVLQGVADVVESKGYGLLLSTANRGSESLDEFSRQVSAKAFDGLLLIEPPDAVRHLRVLHDSGLPVVVIDDRGRRPAFPSVGTDNRHGGAVAARHLLDTGRTRLATVTGPRDFGCTADRLNGFNEAVRDAGLTLDPNLIIEGDFTSESGEAAILQLLASGPEFDAVFAHNDLTAAGVLAGLRKSGRAVPGDVAVVGFDDIPLAAHTQPPLTTIRQPLRTMGETAARQLLAQLAGAPPPGQPLIVPTSLVVRESTQETVSVPDRGTLRDESPT; the protein is encoded by the coding sequence ATGCGCGTCACGATCGCCGAGGTCGCCCGCCGCGCGCGGGTGAGCAAGACGACCGTGTCCAGGGTGCTCAACAACAAAGCCGATGTGGACGCGGCGACCGCGATCCGGGTGCGCGAGGTGATCGCCGCGACCGGGTACATCCCCAGCGCCGGCGCGGTCGGGCTGGCCCGCGGCGTGACGCGCACGGTCGGGATGCTGGTGCCGGGCCTGACCTGGCCGTGGATGGGCGAAGTGCTGCAGGGCGTCGCCGACGTCGTGGAGTCGAAGGGTTACGGCCTGCTGCTGTCCACCGCCAACCGCGGCAGTGAATCCCTGGACGAGTTTTCCCGGCAGGTGTCGGCCAAGGCGTTCGACGGCCTGCTGCTCATCGAGCCGCCGGACGCGGTGCGCCACTTGCGCGTGCTGCACGACTCCGGGCTGCCGGTGGTGGTGATCGACGACCGCGGCCGCCGTCCCGCGTTCCCGTCGGTGGGCACGGACAACCGCCACGGCGGTGCGGTGGCGGCGCGCCACCTGCTGGACACCGGCCGCACCCGGCTGGCCACGGTCACCGGCCCGCGCGACTTCGGCTGCACCGCCGACCGCCTCAACGGGTTCAACGAAGCCGTCCGCGACGCCGGGCTGACGCTCGACCCGAACCTCATCATCGAAGGCGACTTCACGAGTGAGAGCGGCGAGGCCGCGATCCTCCAGCTGCTGGCGTCGGGCCCGGAGTTCGACGCGGTCTTCGCGCACAACGACCTCACCGCGGCCGGGGTGCTGGCCGGGCTGCGCAAGTCCGGGCGCGCGGTGCCGGGGGACGTCGCCGTGGTCGGCTTCGACGACATCCCCCTGGCCGCGCACACCCAGCCGCCGCTGACGACGATCCGCCAGCCGCTGCGGACCATGGGCGAGACGGCGGCCCGGCAGCTGCTCGCGCAGCTCGCCGGGGCGCCGCCGCCGGGACAGCCGCTGATCGTCCCGACCTCGCTCGTGGTGCGGGAATCGACTCAGGAAACGGTCAGCGTGCCCGACAGGGGCACGTTGCGCGACGAGTCGCCGACGTAG
- a CDS encoding discoidin domain-containing protein, translated as MGELDRRHALALFGAAGAAALLVNLPGRADAAASAPDPVAATYLRVLLRHTRWAEQQFDAKAGIYPARDFTFAVVLGNAVLLTRDGYDPETAGVDRETLKAHTLATIRHFAASNLLTGGTEWGRKLFFDTTFQSYFLLAARLLWTDLDAATRANVERITTEQAAYTTALGDQDDPTSGSWTPNGLKGGYVGDTKLEEMGVYAQSLAPALAWAPADPRAQAWRDAFGTWSRNEAGLPAADLANPRLVDGRPVSANTATNLYDTFLVENHGSFGPHYQEELWRTSGRNAMHFLAAGTPLPEVLTAQPNGELLWRTMLLMTSDAGEPLMPMVADREHLYGRDVIPLAFRAQVLGDRYAAYAEAQLAGRLEPYQAYAPADRITKFSGEPKYEPEARAELAISYLLHEWRAKQGRVTPVTKQEFDAHAAGVADFGTGPGLLAHRSPAAWAGTVTKPGFVKFAWQPNHDDWLFVLGGANPALLPATNIAVRERHATTYERVRDGFDATVGVLRFDTGYAAFATLPTGAAVYASTGVTDGEGVLNVYNLAMPGVPGLDGDRAYTSAEGTVTVEAQAAPTGARTDDVTFAPVTARHVRMLGVTPDPQYGYSLWAFEVRDGTGPDLARAGTATASSATAGKEAKYANDGDPATRWAVSTSDRPRADSWLAVDLGTARVFDRARLSWEAAAGRKYRLETSPDGVTWTAVATYPVPALRSTGGRLDVDGRAGIVVDSPNPLTVTGDRVTLSDGPAAPLLAELYPAPAGAKPSGRAATTAPAVRASVTDGFLVLVNLSGTAATGTADLRQSRPEKTLYRGEQVLTATGTTYTVGLAPAEGRVEPPRFTVRGPAGLKAVVRDASRVDLTAPGPLPSVVTVTPEGGRPRPVVLPPRRTVPVVFGEVRPYPLADLALGARAFPAEPLPPGMSSPAAAVDDDPATAWRPGPGGRLVVDLGAAAAVSAVELAWTPGRVPAATVETSTDGVTYTTAGTAGRGRTSTVKLTGPARYVAVRTDWRGGDASLTRLSGWT; from the coding sequence ATGGGTGAGCTCGACCGGCGGCACGCGCTCGCCCTGTTCGGCGCGGCCGGCGCCGCCGCGCTGCTGGTGAACCTGCCCGGCCGGGCGGACGCCGCCGCGAGCGCGCCCGATCCCGTCGCCGCCACCTACCTCCGCGTCCTGCTGCGGCACACCCGCTGGGCCGAGCAGCAGTTCGACGCCAAAGCCGGCATCTACCCCGCCCGCGACTTCACCTTCGCCGTCGTGCTCGGCAACGCCGTCCTCCTCACCCGCGACGGCTACGACCCCGAAACCGCCGGGGTCGACCGGGAGACGCTCAAGGCCCACACCCTCGCCACGATCCGGCACTTCGCCGCGTCCAACCTCCTGACCGGCGGCACCGAGTGGGGCCGCAAGCTGTTCTTCGACACCACGTTCCAGTCCTACTTCCTGCTCGCCGCCCGTCTACTGTGGACGGACCTGGACGCGGCCACGCGCGCCAACGTCGAGCGCATCACCACCGAACAGGCCGCCTACACGACCGCGCTCGGCGACCAGGACGACCCCACCTCCGGCAGCTGGACCCCGAACGGCCTCAAGGGCGGCTACGTCGGGGACACGAAACTCGAGGAAATGGGCGTCTACGCCCAATCCCTCGCCCCGGCCCTCGCCTGGGCGCCGGCCGACCCCCGGGCGCAGGCGTGGCGGGACGCCTTCGGCACCTGGAGCCGCAACGAAGCCGGGCTGCCCGCCGCCGACCTCGCCAACCCGCGGCTCGTCGACGGCCGCCCGGTCAGCGCCAACACCGCCACCAACCTCTACGACACCTTCCTCGTCGAGAACCACGGCTCCTTCGGCCCGCACTACCAGGAAGAGCTCTGGCGCACGTCCGGCCGCAACGCGATGCACTTCCTCGCCGCCGGGACGCCGCTGCCCGAGGTGCTCACCGCGCAGCCGAACGGCGAACTGCTCTGGCGCACCATGCTGCTCATGACCAGCGACGCCGGTGAGCCGCTGATGCCGATGGTCGCCGACCGCGAGCACCTCTACGGCCGCGACGTCATCCCGCTCGCCTTCCGCGCCCAGGTCCTCGGCGACCGCTACGCCGCGTACGCCGAGGCGCAGCTGGCCGGCCGGCTCGAGCCGTACCAGGCCTACGCGCCCGCCGACCGGATCACGAAGTTCTCCGGCGAGCCGAAGTACGAGCCGGAGGCCCGCGCCGAACTCGCCATCAGCTACCTGCTCCACGAGTGGCGCGCGAAGCAGGGCCGGGTCACGCCGGTCACGAAGCAGGAGTTCGACGCCCACGCCGCCGGGGTCGCCGACTTCGGCACCGGGCCGGGGCTGCTCGCCCACCGCTCCCCCGCCGCCTGGGCGGGCACCGTGACCAAGCCCGGGTTCGTGAAATTCGCCTGGCAGCCGAACCACGACGACTGGCTGTTCGTCCTCGGCGGCGCCAACCCCGCGCTGCTGCCCGCCACGAACATCGCCGTGCGCGAACGCCACGCGACCACCTACGAGCGGGTCCGCGACGGCTTCGACGCCACCGTCGGCGTGCTGCGCTTCGACACCGGGTACGCCGCCTTCGCGACCCTGCCCACCGGCGCCGCCGTCTACGCCAGCACCGGCGTCACCGACGGCGAAGGCGTGCTGAACGTCTACAACCTCGCCATGCCCGGCGTGCCCGGCCTCGACGGCGACCGCGCCTACACCTCCGCCGAAGGGACCGTGACGGTCGAAGCGCAGGCCGCACCGACCGGCGCCCGCACCGACGACGTCACCTTCGCGCCGGTCACCGCGCGGCACGTCCGGATGCTCGGCGTCACACCGGACCCGCAGTACGGCTACTCGCTCTGGGCGTTCGAAGTCCGCGACGGGACCGGCCCCGACCTCGCCCGCGCCGGGACGGCGACGGCGTCCTCGGCGACCGCGGGCAAGGAAGCGAAGTACGCCAACGACGGCGACCCGGCGACGCGCTGGGCGGTGTCCACTTCGGACCGTCCGCGCGCCGACAGCTGGCTCGCCGTCGACCTCGGCACCGCGCGGGTGTTCGACCGCGCCCGGCTCAGCTGGGAGGCGGCCGCGGGCCGCAAGTACCGGCTCGAAACCTCGCCCGACGGCGTGACCTGGACGGCGGTCGCGACCTACCCGGTCCCCGCGCTGCGGAGCACCGGCGGCCGGCTGGACGTCGACGGGCGGGCCGGGATCGTCGTCGACAGCCCGAACCCGCTCACCGTCACCGGCGACCGCGTCACGCTTTCCGACGGCCCCGCCGCGCCCCTGCTCGCGGAGCTCTACCCGGCCCCGGCCGGTGCGAAGCCGTCCGGACGCGCCGCGACCACCGCGCCCGCCGTCCGGGCGAGCGTCACCGACGGCTTCCTGGTGCTGGTCAACCTTTCCGGCACCGCCGCCACGGGCACCGCGGACCTGCGGCAGAGCCGGCCGGAGAAAACGCTCTACCGCGGCGAGCAGGTCCTCACCGCGACCGGGACCACCTACACCGTCGGCCTCGCGCCCGCCGAAGGCCGCGTCGAACCCCCGCGGTTCACCGTGCGCGGCCCGGCCGGGCTGAAGGCCGTCGTGCGCGACGCGAGCCGCGTCGACCTCACCGCGCCCGGACCGCTGCCGTCGGTCGTCACCGTGACACCCGAGGGTGGACGCCCGCGGCCGGTGGTGCTGCCGCCGCGCCGGACGGTGCCCGTCGTGTTCGGCGAAGTCCGGCCCTACCCCCTGGCCGACCTCGCGCTCGGTGCGCGCGCCTTCCCCGCCGAACCGCTGCCGCCCGGGATGTCGAGCCCGGCCGCCGCCGTCGACGACGACCCGGCGACCGCGTGGCGGCCCGGGCCCGGCGGCCGGCTCGTCGTCGATCTCGGCGCGGCGGCCGCGGTCTCCGCCGTCGAGCTCGCCTGGACGCCGGGGCGCGTGCCCGCCGCCACGGTGGAAACCAGCACCGACGGGGTCACCTACACGACCGCGGGTACCGCGGGCCGCGGCCGCACCTCGACGGTGAAGCTCACCGGTCCGGCGCGGTACGTCGCCGTCCGGACGGACTGGCGCGGCGGCGACGCGAGCCTCACGCGGTTGTCCGGGTGGACTTGA
- a CDS encoding (2Fe-2S)-binding protein: protein MKVSIEVNGRPVAEEVPDRTLLVHFLRDTAGFTGTNIGCDTTSCGACTVLLDGESVKSCTVLAAQADGHAVTTVEGLAEPDGSLHPVQRAFREQHGLQCGFCTPGMIMASVSLLADNPKPTRDEVRAGLEGNLCRCTGYHNIVSAVIDASGQEVDR, encoded by the coding sequence GTGAAGGTTTCGATCGAGGTCAACGGGCGGCCGGTGGCCGAGGAGGTGCCGGACCGGACGCTGCTGGTGCACTTCCTGCGCGACACGGCCGGGTTCACCGGCACGAACATCGGCTGCGACACGACGTCCTGCGGCGCCTGCACGGTGCTGCTCGACGGCGAGTCGGTGAAGTCCTGCACGGTGCTGGCCGCGCAGGCCGACGGCCACGCCGTCACGACGGTCGAAGGACTGGCCGAGCCGGACGGCTCACTGCACCCGGTGCAGCGCGCGTTCCGCGAGCAGCACGGCCTGCAGTGCGGGTTCTGCACGCCGGGGATGATCATGGCGTCGGTGTCGCTGCTGGCGGACAACCCGAAGCCGACCCGCGACGAGGTCCGGGCCGGGCTCGAGGGCAACCTCTGCCGCTGCACGGGGTACCACAACATCGTCAGCGCCGTGATCGACGCTTCGGGCCAGGAGGTGGACCGGTGA
- a CDS encoding sulfite exporter TauE/SafE family protein translates to MITDPATLLLLVLAGVGAGLTGAIAGLASLVSYPALLAAGLPPVVANVTNTVAMLGTTAGAAAGARPELAGQRARIVPLCLITTVGGAAGGLVLLLTPSDAFTAIVPWLIGGAAVVLMAGPRLRRLAEAAEHHGLRPGTAVAAFFIGVYGGYFGAAAGVLMLALLVSVWSQPLARTNAAKNLVTGSANFLAAIVFACTGKVVWLAALAVCLGSLGGSWLGSTLVRHLPATPLRIGIGLAGLGLAVVLAWQAYA, encoded by the coding sequence GTGATCACCGACCCGGCCACCCTGCTCCTCCTCGTGCTCGCCGGCGTCGGCGCCGGGCTCACCGGGGCCATCGCCGGGCTCGCTTCGCTCGTCTCCTACCCGGCGCTGCTCGCCGCCGGGCTGCCGCCGGTCGTCGCCAATGTCACCAACACCGTCGCCATGCTCGGCACCACCGCCGGGGCCGCGGCCGGGGCGCGGCCCGAACTCGCCGGTCAGCGCGCCCGGATCGTGCCGCTCTGCCTCATCACCACCGTCGGCGGCGCGGCCGGCGGGCTCGTGCTCCTGCTGACGCCGTCCGACGCCTTCACCGCGATCGTCCCGTGGCTCATCGGCGGCGCCGCGGTGGTCCTGATGGCGGGCCCGCGCCTGCGCCGCCTGGCCGAAGCCGCCGAACACCACGGCCTCCGCCCCGGCACCGCGGTCGCCGCGTTCTTCATCGGCGTCTACGGCGGCTACTTCGGGGCCGCCGCCGGTGTCCTCATGCTTGCGCTGCTCGTGTCGGTGTGGAGCCAGCCGCTCGCCCGGACGAACGCGGCGAAAAACCTGGTCACCGGGTCGGCGAACTTCCTCGCCGCGATCGTCTTCGCCTGTACCGGCAAGGTCGTCTGGCTCGCCGCGCTCGCCGTCTGCCTCGGTTCGCTCGGCGGCTCGTGGCTGGGCTCGACCCTCGTGCGCCACCTGCCGGCGACGCCGCTGCGCATCGGGATCGGGCTCGCCGGGCTCGGGCTGGCCGTCGTGCTCGCCTGGCAGGCTTACGCCTGA